The sequence AGGAATAGAGAGCCCAGATCTCGAAGGTTTTGGGGGAATTGCCTGAAAGGGGGAGAGCTAGGGAAAGAGAAAGCAAGAGCAATACACTTACCACTATCCCAAGCTTGAAAAAAGAGAAAGGCTGGCGTCTGTTTTTAGGACGTCTCAAGCCTCACCACCATGTTGCCGAGGTCTAGGGAGCCCACTACCATCTCCGTTACCCAAGCACTAACGTCATTCACCTTGATGGTGTCGGCAGTCACTGCGAAGCTCCTGCCACCATAGGGACCCACTCTCTGGTTGGTGGCCTTCATGCTTCCGGCTGAGAAGGTATCACACTTCATCAGTACTCCTGTCGAAACAGCCTGTGGACTTTCTATAATAGCTCTGATCTTCAAGCCGCCCAGGCTCATCTCCTTTACTATTTGGAGATTGGAGATCGTGGCACTACCCAATTCCTGGAAGATCTTTCCTCCATAGTTGTCCATAGTGCCCACGTACATGTTGAGATTGCTCCCGTCGATACTGCCTGCTTTGAGTTCAAAGTCGTCCATGGGCAAAGCCAAACCCACTCCAGTCACCGCAGAGAAAACTACGACGCCCACCACAGACGCCAGCCCAGCCGCCGCCATTTTCCCGAACCCTTCCATTTCTCTTCCCTCCTTTTCATTTTGTCATAGGAATTTTCCTATGACCCTGAAAGAGGCCTCCATGCATATGCATGACCCCCAGCTGCTACACATAGGAGGGAGCCCAGAAAGGCTCCTCCCAACGTTCCTACCCAGGAAAGGGCAGCCATGATTACTAGGAAAAGACCCACTATTTTACAGGACTCCCTCCTTGGAAACATGAGCATGATGGCAGCCATAGCCAAGCACGAGCTCCCCAAAAACATTCCCCAGAAAACAAGAGAGGTATACATGTATATGGGGAAGAACTTTAGAGGCACATACAGAATGGCCAGACCTCCCAACACTGCACAATAAATGGCCCAGAAGGGATACCTTTCCCTTAAGGAATCCCAACGTGGTTTGAGCTTGGGTAAATGACCCAACAGGGGAGGAAGGAAAAGGGCCAGAACTACATATGGGAGGAGGGGGATGGCCCACATGATAGACAACAAGATAATGAGGGGAGGAGCGGGCAAGAATCCCCCTATCGAGAAATCCAGATAGAAGAGGAAGGCTAAGAGGAGGGAAATACCTATGAGGGTTTGAGTTACCACCCTACCGGTGGAAGCCAAGTCCTTTTGGATATAATCCATCACCACCAAGCCGATGAAAGCCAAGAGAAGGGTGGTCAGAAGAAAAGTCACGGCAAGGGTGAAGGAAAGGAGGGAATGGGTAATGTTATGATACCAAACGGTTATCGCACAACCGGCCAGGAGGATGGGAAAGATCAAATGCTTTTTGTTCCAGAAATTGAGGAAGCCCATACCTATTGTAATGGCCACGGAATTCCATTTCTCCTTCAGGTCTAGATGTGGGAGATGAAGATGGGGAAGGGAGGGAAGGCGGAGACGCCTTCCCCCAGCGTGCTCAGGGGTTGGGAGGCCCTCTGGGGAGGAGGGAGAAGCCTCTACGGTGGAACTTTCTATTCCCGGTTCGGATGTTTTCTCCACACTGGGGATTCCGCCGTCGCGATCGGTTCCACCACTCAACAGGGTTTTGAGAGATTCCGTTGCTTCCAGGATTCCCACCCGGATCCCCCCCTTTATTTGGAGGCTCCTTCCAACAACTTCTTTATCTCTTCCACGCTCCTGTCAAGTGCCGAGAGGAGTGCCCCACTGACGTCTTGGGGAGTCGTTTTTTCAAGGGTTTCCTCTATCATTTTCTCCAATTTCTCTTCCATCCTCTTCTTCGTCCTCTGGACTACCGAGGCCTTCAGTTCACCCATCTTGAGTTTGTCCAGTCCCTCCAAGATCGATTGCCTCAAAGTGGGCTCTATCAGCCCCTTCAGTTCTTCGGAAAGGCTTTGTTGTAGCTCCTTCCTTATTAATTCCGAGAGTTCGTCTTTCTCCATTTTCGTTCTAAGCTCTTCCACTTCCCCCCCATTTTTTTCTTTTTCAGGATACCCTAATATAAAGTTATGGTTTCAGGAAGAAAAAAAGGATACACAGTGTAACGATTTCGTAACACAGTGGAATTTTTAAAAACAGTCCATTTGGAGGGAAAATTAATACTCCATGCATCTCAAAGAAAATGGATGAAGCTAAACATTCCTACCGAAAACGAGAGACTCAAAAAGCTCATTCAGAGAGTGGAAGAGGACAAAGAACTGGAAGAACTTTGGAGATGCTCTAACGTAAATGCCATAGACCGCCTAGGTTTCACCGATCACGGTCCCGTCCACGTAAAAATCGTTGCAAATGCAGCCCTCCGCCTCTCCCATTTATTGGAAGGGGTGGAAAAACCTGGAATAGTAAAGGATCACCATCTCCCGCAGGAGTATTCTGAAATCGTGGTTTTCCTAGCGGCTGTCCTACACGATTTGGGGATGGTGGTCCAAAGGGAAGAACACGAAAAATATAGTGTGGTGCTAGCTTATCATTTCCTTCAAAAACTTCTTTACGACTATCCTCCAGAAGAGAGAGCCATTATCTCCTCCGAGGTCCTCCATGCCATCACCTCCCATTATTCTGGGGTCTGCCTCACCAAAGAAGCGGGAATCCTCTGCATAGCCGATGCACTGGATATGGAAAAAGGGAGGGCTAGAATCCCCTTCGATGCCGGAAAGGTCGACATCCACTCAGTTTCGGCCTTGGCCATAGAAAACGTGGAAGTCCTGAGGGGTGAGAAGAAACCTGTGGTCATAAGGATAAAGATGTCCAACTCGGCCGGCATCTTCCAAGTGGATCAACTTCTGAGGGAAAGGATAAGGAAATCTGGATTGCAGGACTACATCGAGGTGATAGCGGAGATTTCCGAAACGGAGAAAAAAATTCTCCACCGCTTTGAGCTGAGGTGAGGGATGTACATCTTGGTTCCTCTCAAGCAAGCGGAAATTGTTGCCCCCATGGGAATAGGCATGCTAATGGGGGATATGACTCAGCGAGTGACGGCACCGGTCTATATCTGGTACGTGGAAGGTAGCGAGAGAAAAATTATAGTGGACGCGGGAGTAGGTACCTCAAAGCATGAAGACCTAGAGGTGAGAGGGGGAGGAGAAAAAGGTCTGAGAAAGGCTCTGGAGGAAGTGAGAATTTCTCCCAAAGAAGTGGAGATACTCATCCTCACCCATCTCCACTTCGATCATGTGGCCTGTGTCAGGCTTTTCGAAAACGCAAGGATTTACGTCCAGAAGAAGGAATGGGAGACCGCCCTTTCCCCTCTTCCCCCCCTCCGTCCCTTCTACGACCAAAAACTCCTAGAACCTCTCGAAAGGATGGATTTGGTACTGGTGGAGGGGGATCATGAGATAGAAAAGGGATTGACCCTCCTTCACCTACCGGGTCACACAGAAGGGATGCAAGGACTGGCCTTTCACACGAGGAAAGGGACGGCGGTCTTGGCCTCCGACCTCCTCTATACCTATCTCAATCTCCACTCTCCCTTTTCTTATACTCCATTCTATCCGCCAGCTATTATCGTGGACCTGCGGGAGTGGTTTTGGAGCGTGGGAAAAGCTCTGAGAACCGCTTCAAGCAGGGAGTTGGTATACCCCGGTCATGAGCCCTCCCTAGAGGGAAAGAGACTTCCAGAGGTGTGAAATGGGAAAGGAAGGCTTCGAAAGGGTAGCGGTAATAGGGGCGGGGTCGATGGGACATGGAATAGCCGAACTTTTTGCCATGCACGGATATGAAGTGAACCTCGTGGACCTGAAGGAAGAAATTCTGCGGGAGGCCCTCAGGAAGATCGAAAAGAGTCTCGGGATGATAGGGGGATTGGAAGAGGATACTGGGGAAATCTTGGAAAGAATTCATCCAACCACCGACTTGGGAAAAGCCCTAGAAAAAGTGGATTTCGCCCTTGAAGCCGCTACGGAAAAGTTGGAATTAAAAAGGGAACTTTTCAGAAAAATGGACAGATTTCTCCCCCACGAAGCCATTCTCTCCACCAACACTTCCTCCATAAGGATTTCCAGCCTAGCCGAAGTCACCTCCCGACCGGAGAGAGTGATTGGAACCCATTTCGTTCACGCTCCCCAAAGAGTGGACGGTTTCATGCCCCCCCACTTTTCCATCCTCTTACCTCTGGTGGAGGTGGTCAAAACGGAATTCGTGCTTGGGGAAGTACTGGAACTAACGGTGGAACTGATGAAAGGGATAGGAAAGGTGCCGGAGGTGGTAAAGGATTCGCCCGCCTTCGTAGCCAACAGATTGCTGGTGAGGGGTGGTCTGGAGGCCTACCATGCTCTGGAAGAAGCCGATCCTTACGAGATAGACGCCTCCGCCATCTACGGTCTCGGCATGCCCCTGGGAATCTTCCAGCTCATAGATGTGATAGGTCTGGATGTGGCCCTCTATATCCTAGAATACCTACAGGTAGAGCTAGGAAGGGAGTATTCCCCACCCGAGGATCTCAAAGCACTGGTAGAGGAAGGATACTTGGGACAGAAAAGTGGAAGAGGTTTCTATGACTATTCCCAGGGAATACCGGAAGTGAAAAGAGAGGATTGGAAAACCTTTGATCCACTACGCTTGCTGGCACCCATGGTAAACGAGGTATGCGGGATGATTCAGGCGGGAATAACGAATGCCGACCAAGTGGAAAGGGTCTCCAGTCTCTCCTTCGTACCCAAGGGAATCTTCTCGCTCGCGGAAGAGTTTGGGGTGGAAAAAATCGTGAAAAAACTGGAAGAACTCAGACCGAAGGGAGAATGGTATGAACCTTCCTCCCTTTTGCGGAAAATAGGGAGCTTCTCCGAACTTCAAACCTAAGTAACAGCGGAAGCCCTCAATTTCTCCCAGTATCTCCTATTATAAGGACAACCTGGATCTGGAGCCTGTACATCCCCGAAGTATCCATATGCCCTAGCCCTACATCCCCCACACACATATCTATACTCACAACCTCCACATCCTTCCAAGGCATCCCTATCCCTTAGCTTCCATAGCACCTCTGAAGTCTCCCAAATCTCCTTCAACCTCCTTTCCTTCAGGTTTCCCAAAGGGATGGGCATGAACACACATGGTACCACCTCTCCATCGGGTTGGAGACCACAATAGAGCCTACCCGCACCACATCCTCCCAAGAAATCCGCCAAGCTCCTCGTCTTACCCTGCAGGGCCCTGAGGGTTTCTTGACTGGCGAAGTGTGTGGGAACAGGCCCCAACCCTCCTTTTCCTTCAGCCATTTGAAGGGAAACCACGGAGAGTTGGGGGGCCGTGCTCAAACAGAAGAAACCCGTGCTCACCATCCTCTCGTAGAGGTGGCAGAGGAGTTCCCACCTCTCCTCTGGGGCAAGGTCCTCCTCCATTATTTCTTTCCCCCTCCCTACGGGAACATAGTTGAAAACCATCACCCTCTGGACCCCCAGCTCTTCCTTCACAAAGTCTATGAGGGAGGGAATCTCTTTGAGGTTCCAGCGGGTGGCGGTAATAGCCACGCAAGTATCCAAACCCTCTTCCACCGCGTTCCTTATTCCCTCACAAGTCTTTTTCCAAATTCCAGGTATCCCCCTGAAGCGATCGTGTGTCTCCTCAAAGCCATCCAGAGAAACCTCCACGTAATCCAAGATTTCCTTCATCTCTTTGCATTTCTCTCTCGTGAGGAGGGTCCCGTTGGTAGCTATGGAGAGGAAAAGCCCTCCTTCCTTTCCCCTCGCGGCCACCTCCAGCAAATCCTTCCTCAACAGGGGTTCCCCTCCTGAAAAGGCCACAGCCACCACTCCAGAAGTTATTAGCTCATCCATCACCTCCTTGGCCTCCTCACTGGTGAGCTCATTGCTCGAAGTCCCAGCATTCTGGTAGCAGTGGAGACACTTCAAGTTACAAGCGTTGGTATAGTTCCAAACCACCAAAAAGGGTGAGACCGTGACGAATGGTCTCCTTACCCCGTACTTGGCTATTCCCTCCAAGACGTTTACCATCCCCCTCCTTATCACAGGCTTCCTTAGGAGTTCCTTGAGCTTCTCCTCTGGATAGCCAAAAAGATGACTGCCCCTACTCAGCACTGCTCCCACGAGCAAAAAGGAAAAAAAGTCCCTCACATCCCCCTTTACCTCTTCCCCCATGTATCTGCGAATGGCCAAGTCCAACCTGCTCCCTCCTCCCCTTTTTTCTCCAGCCACGAACCTGAGGAGGAAACGGGTTAAGGGATTACCCAACCACCTCTGTACCGAGTTCACGATGAAGGCTTCCTTTCCCTCCTCCAAGGTCACCTTTCCTCCCTCTCCTTTTCCTCTAAATAGTTTAATTGGTGATAAAAGAAGGGGCCCGTGGCCAAGCCAGGATAAGGCGGCAGCCTTCTAAGCTGCAAATCGTGGGTTCGAATCCCACCGGGCCCGCCTACCCTCAAATCCTTAAAAGGACGGGAAAAACTGGAAAGGGCGATGATGAGAGAAAGGGTTCGGAGGAAACGATGAGGGAACCCCAAGCTCCTGAGCCCTTTTTCCGGAAAGAAGAAAAGAAGGGTAGAAGAGTATTGTGGGTGCCCCGGTGGTGTAGCCCGGCCAATCATAGTGGCCTCATGGGCGGCGAAGAGTCGTCCAGGCCAATCGAGCCACAGACGCGGGTTCAAATCCCGCCCGGGGCACCTATTGGAGGGAGAGGATGGAAAAACTCCTGATAAGGGATGGTTACCTCGTGACCATGGATGCCAAGAGGAGGGTTCTGAAGAGGGGTTCCGTGTTGGTGGAGGGGAATAGGATAGTGGAAGTAAAGGAGGAGATAAAGGAAAGCGCCGATGTGGTGATAGATGCCAAGGGAATGGCTGTACTACCGGGCTTGGTAAATGCCCATACCCATTCCCCCATGACCCTTTTCAGGGGCGTGGCCGATGACATGGAACTCGACAGGTGGCTTAAGGAGAAGATTTGGCCCGTGGAAGCCAGGTTGAGGGCGGAGGACTGCTATGTGGGAGCCCTCCTCGCCTGTGCCGAAATGATCAAATCGGGAACCACCTGCTTTGCTGACATGTATTTCTTTATGGAAAAGGTGGCAGAGGCCGTGGGGAAAAGCGGACTCAGGGCCTCCCTTTCCTATGGAATGATAGAATTGGGCATTCCCGGAAGATGCGAGGAAGAACTGAAAAAGGGAGAAAAACTGGTGAAGGAATATCACGGATCCTTCGGGGGGAGGGTCCAAACCATGTTCGGTCCCCATGCCCCCTACACCTGCTCTCCAGAGTGTCTTAGAAAGGTCAAAGAGAAGGCCGAAAAGTACGGGGTGGGAATCCACATCCACCTATCGGAAACCGAAAGGGAGGTGAGGGAGACTAAAGAGAAGTATGGGAAAACTCCCGTGGAGCTCCTCCATTCCATAGGCTTGTTGGCCCCCAACCTGCTGGCCGCCCACTGCGTGTGGGTTGACGAGAAGGAAATGGAACTCATGGCGAAAAGCGGAATGAAACCCGTCCACAACCCCACCAGCAACCTAAAGCTAGCTTCTGGGATTTCTCCCGTACCCAACATGTTGGAAAGGGGGATTCCCGTGGCACTGGGAACGGATGGGGCCGCCTCCAACAACAGTCTGGACATGTTTCAAGAGATGAAGGTCGCTGCCCTCATCCACAAGGGATGGAAAAGAGACCCCACCCTCCTTTCGGCTCAAACCGTGCTTGAAATGGCAACCCTCCACGGAGCAGAAGCACTGGGAAGGGAGAAAGAAATAGGCTCCATAGAGAAGGGAAAAAAAGCGGACCTCATCCTTGTGGATCTCA comes from Candidatus Hadarchaeales archaeon and encodes:
- a CDS encoding DUF6114 domain-containing protein; translation: MGILEATESLKTLLSGGTDRDGGIPSVEKTSEPGIESSTVEASPSSPEGLPTPEHAGGRRLRLPSLPHLHLPHLDLKEKWNSVAITIGMGFLNFWNKKHLIFPILLAGCAITVWYHNITHSLLSFTLAVTFLLTTLLLAFIGLVVMDYIQKDLASTGRVVTQTLIGISLLLAFLFYLDFSIGGFLPAPPLIILLSIMWAIPLLPYVVLALFLPPLLGHLPKLKPRWDSLRERYPFWAIYCAVLGGLAILYVPLKFFPIYMYTSLVFWGMFLGSSCLAMAAIMLMFPRRESCKIVGLFLVIMAALSWVGTLGGAFLGSLLCVAAGGHAYAWRPLSGS
- a CDS encoding HD domain-containing protein, producing MKLNIPTENERLKKLIQRVEEDKELEELWRCSNVNAIDRLGFTDHGPVHVKIVANAALRLSHLLEGVEKPGIVKDHHLPQEYSEIVVFLAAVLHDLGMVVQREEHEKYSVVLAYHFLQKLLYDYPPEERAIISSEVLHAITSHYSGVCLTKEAGILCIADALDMEKGRARIPFDAGKVDIHSVSALAIENVEVLRGEKKPVVIRIKMSNSAGIFQVDQLLRERIRKSGLQDYIEVIAEISETEKKILHRFELR
- a CDS encoding N-acyl homoserine lactonase family protein, which translates into the protein MYILVPLKQAEIVAPMGIGMLMGDMTQRVTAPVYIWYVEGSERKIIVDAGVGTSKHEDLEVRGGGEKGLRKALEEVRISPKEVEILILTHLHFDHVACVRLFENARIYVQKKEWETALSPLPPLRPFYDQKLLEPLERMDLVLVEGDHEIEKGLTLLHLPGHTEGMQGLAFHTRKGTAVLASDLLYTYLNLHSPFSYTPFYPPAIIVDLREWFWSVGKALRTASSRELVYPGHEPSLEGKRLPEV
- a CDS encoding 3-hydroxyacyl-CoA dehydrogenase NAD-binding domain-containing protein; protein product: MGKEGFERVAVIGAGSMGHGIAELFAMHGYEVNLVDLKEEILREALRKIEKSLGMIGGLEEDTGEILERIHPTTDLGKALEKVDFALEAATEKLELKRELFRKMDRFLPHEAILSTNTSSIRISSLAEVTSRPERVIGTHFVHAPQRVDGFMPPHFSILLPLVEVVKTEFVLGEVLELTVELMKGIGKVPEVVKDSPAFVANRLLVRGGLEAYHALEEADPYEIDASAIYGLGMPLGIFQLIDVIGLDVALYILEYLQVELGREYSPPEDLKALVEEGYLGQKSGRGFYDYSQGIPEVKREDWKTFDPLRLLAPMVNEVCGMIQAGITNADQVERVSSLSFVPKGIFSLAEEFGVEKIVKKLEELRPKGEWYEPSSLLRKIGSFSELQT
- a CDS encoding radical SAM protein, with the translated sequence MTLEEGKEAFIVNSVQRWLGNPLTRFLLRFVAGEKRGGGSRLDLAIRRYMGEEVKGDVRDFFSFLLVGAVLSRGSHLFGYPEEKLKELLRKPVIRRGMVNVLEGIAKYGVRRPFVTVSPFLVVWNYTNACNLKCLHCYQNAGTSSNELTSEEAKEVMDELITSGVVAVAFSGGEPLLRKDLLEVAARGKEGGLFLSIATNGTLLTREKCKEMKEILDYVEVSLDGFEETHDRFRGIPGIWKKTCEGIRNAVEEGLDTCVAITATRWNLKEIPSLIDFVKEELGVQRVMVFNYVPVGRGKEIMEEDLAPEERWELLCHLYERMVSTGFFCLSTAPQLSVVSLQMAEGKGGLGPVPTHFASQETLRALQGKTRSLADFLGGCGAGRLYCGLQPDGEVVPCVFMPIPLGNLKERRLKEIWETSEVLWKLRDRDALEGCGGCEYRYVCGGCRARAYGYFGDVQAPDPGCPYNRRYWEKLRASAVT
- a CDS encoding amidohydrolase family protein; the protein is MEKLLIRDGYLVTMDAKRRVLKRGSVLVEGNRIVEVKEEIKESADVVIDAKGMAVLPGLVNAHTHSPMTLFRGVADDMELDRWLKEKIWPVEARLRAEDCYVGALLACAEMIKSGTTCFADMYFFMEKVAEAVGKSGLRASLSYGMIELGIPGRCEEELKKGEKLVKEYHGSFGGRVQTMFGPHAPYTCSPECLRKVKEKAEKYGVGIHIHLSETEREVRETKEKYGKTPVELLHSIGLLAPNLLAAHCVWVDEKEMELMAKSGMKPVHNPTSNLKLASGISPVPNMLERGIPVALGTDGAASNNSLDMFQEMKVAALIHKGWKRDPTLLSAQTVLEMATLHGAEALGREKEIGSIEKGKKADLILVDLRNLRFSPLHHVLSHLVYASTGELVDTVIVDGKVLMRKRKLLTLDEEEVLKMAEETASELFEEGDFKNKSYEELAELEDELEKKKRKKGKYRAVYRKAHR